A single Cryptosporangium minutisporangium DNA region contains:
- a CDS encoding DUF4272 domain-containing protein has translation MIRAATLADLADLGFPPPPDGYPLVWEPGDAVALRPTAEILARCAVLNAVLAGVFGAPPELTCGWLERNDLVDAVTAPEWEFLSERKGSGDLYGLHVEALWAFAWVLGVGEDLDPGRYCGEGLAAWLPDIGAGESFGAWQGRAGVRPRPAAEVAALLDLHYCLDWGHVQALMNDEPPPGVTLPYVIGQRRWALEWAVTFRGPYHPAPPRWDEVDLAS, from the coding sequence ATGATCCGCGCCGCGACGCTCGCCGACCTCGCGGACCTCGGCTTTCCGCCGCCGCCGGACGGTTATCCGCTGGTCTGGGAGCCCGGGGACGCGGTGGCGCTGCGGCCGACCGCGGAGATCCTGGCGCGCTGCGCGGTGCTCAACGCGGTGCTGGCCGGCGTGTTCGGTGCTCCGCCGGAACTGACCTGCGGCTGGCTCGAACGCAACGACCTGGTCGACGCGGTCACCGCGCCCGAGTGGGAGTTCCTGTCCGAGCGCAAGGGCTCGGGTGACCTCTACGGGCTGCACGTCGAGGCGCTGTGGGCGTTCGCCTGGGTGCTCGGGGTCGGTGAGGACCTCGATCCGGGCCGGTACTGCGGCGAGGGCCTGGCGGCCTGGCTGCCCGATATCGGCGCCGGTGAGTCGTTCGGTGCGTGGCAGGGGCGGGCCGGCGTTCGTCCCCGTCCGGCCGCCGAGGTCGCCGCGCTGCTCGATCTGCATTACTGCCTCGACTGGGGGCACGTGCAGGCGTTGATGAACGACGAGCCTCCGCCTGGGGTGACGCTACCGTACGTGATCGGCCAGAGACGCTGGGCATTGGAATGGGCAGTCACCTTCCGCGGTCCGTACCATCCCGCGCCGCCGCGCTGGGACGAGGTTGATCTGGCAAGTTGA
- a CDS encoding maleylpyruvate isomerase family mycothiol-dependent enzyme, translating to MTTSTYDLPAAVANVPLAQERFAATLATLTDAEIREPSVLPGWTRGHVVAHVARGGEAMVRLIDGVLTQRPVAAYPGGPTVREAEIELGAQSSANDLADEVYSANIQVVHAFARMTAPTWGRQVQFPTGAYPASRCAWSRWREVEIHHIDLGMDVYTIESWPEEFVACHLPHELAKLPGRLPSNAAVQVGPSRFGTGDVVATLDGPDAAILAWLVGRVGLAAPALTISGDLPELPPWS from the coding sequence GTGACAACGTCGACGTACGACCTCCCCGCCGCCGTTGCGAACGTCCCGCTGGCGCAGGAGAGATTCGCCGCCACACTCGCCACCCTCACCGACGCGGAGATCCGTGAACCCTCCGTCCTCCCTGGCTGGACCCGCGGACACGTGGTCGCGCACGTCGCGCGCGGCGGCGAAGCGATGGTGCGGCTGATCGACGGGGTGCTCACCCAACGGCCGGTCGCCGCCTACCCGGGCGGACCCACCGTGCGCGAGGCGGAGATCGAGCTCGGCGCGCAGAGCAGCGCGAACGATCTGGCGGACGAGGTCTACTCAGCGAACATCCAGGTGGTGCACGCGTTCGCGCGGATGACCGCACCGACGTGGGGCCGTCAGGTCCAGTTCCCGACCGGCGCGTACCCGGCGTCCCGGTGCGCCTGGTCGCGCTGGCGCGAGGTCGAGATCCACCACATCGACCTGGGGATGGACGTCTACACGATCGAGTCGTGGCCGGAGGAGTTCGTGGCCTGCCACCTGCCGCACGAGCTGGCGAAGCTGCCCGGCCGGTTGCCGTCGAACGCGGCGGTGCAGGTGGGGCCGAGCCGCTTCGGTACGGGGGACGTCGTCGCGACGCTCGACGGTCCGGACGCCGCGATCCTGGCCTGGCTGGTCGGCCGCGTCGGGCTCGCCGCTCCCGCGCTCACCATCTCGGGCGACCTCCCCGAACTCCCGCCCTGGAGCTAG